A window of the Pungitius pungitius chromosome 3, fPunPun2.1, whole genome shotgun sequence genome harbors these coding sequences:
- the LOC119228881 gene encoding alpha-(1,3)-fucosyltransferase 4-like, translated as MGAAGRSTAAAPRADRRSGTSRRRKGCVGQVVLKGTCSYVSVATVGFLLLLGVCLLYLPEPLALQPSVTEDDGEVTLLIWRQPFGRYHTLPDCFERFGVGGCTLTYEGSAYPRADAVIIHHRDVATGADAQLPPEPRPLAQKWIWMNYESPTHTPRLWQFEDVFNLTLSYRTDSDIFLPYGYLVPGKGGTKRFAQPLRAASLSRLIRPRLLAWVISNWSESQARVSFYYQLRRYVQVDVFGRSGQPVPEDGVGGSVVRLVGRYQFYLALENSQHTDYITEKLWNAVRAGAVPVVLGPSRQNYERFLPPEAFIHVDDFATVRELARYLLMLRRDPARLRKHLDWREAYSVYQPSFWSDHYCAACRAVRRTRGGTDVVKDLTGWFHNKQPKHLTH; from the coding sequence ATGGGAGCAGCGGGCCGCTCCACAGCCGCAGCTCCCCGGGCCGACAGGCGCTCGGGCACGTCCCGCCGGCGCAAAGGTTGCGTGGGCCAAGTTGTTCTCAAAGGGACCTGTTCCTACGTGAGCGTGGCCACCGTGggtttcctgctcctcctgggaGTCTGCCTGCTCTACTTACCGGAACCGCTCGCCCTACAACCGTCCGTCACCGAGGACGACGGCGAGGTGACGCTCCTGATATGGAGGCAGCCCTTCGGTCGGTACCACACGCTTCCGGACTGCTTTGAGCGCTTCGGGGTCGGCGGGTGCACGCTCACCTACGAAGGGAGCGCGTACCCGCGGGCTGACGCCGTGATCATTCACCACCGGGACGTCGCCACCGGCGCCGATGCCCAGCTGCCACCGGAGCCGCGGCCACTTGCACAAAAGTGGATATGGATGAACTACGAGTCCCCCACGCACACGCCTAGGCTGTGGCAATTTGAGGACGTGTTTAACCTCACACTGAGCTACCGCACGGACTCCGATATCTTCCTGCCGTACGGATATCTAGTACCCGGGAAAGGCGGAACCAAGCGCTTTGCGCAGCCGCTCCGCGCAGCCTCGCTCTCGCGCCTCATCCGGCCGCGCCTCCTGGCCTGGGTCATCAGCAACTGGTCGGAGTCGCAGGCGCGCGTGTCCTTCTACTACCAGCTCCGCCGGTACGTACAGGTGGATGTGTTCGGGCGCTCGGGCCAGCCGGTACCGGAGGACGGCGTCGGGGGCAGCGTGGTGCGGCTGGTCGGGCGGTACCAGTTCTACCTGGCGCTGGAGAACTCGCAGCACACCGACTACATCACGGAGAAGCTGTGGAACGCGGTGCGGGCAGGTGCCGTCCCGGTGGTCCTGGGTCCATCCAGGCAGAACTACGAGCGCTTCCTGCCCCCCGAGGCCTTCATCCACGTGGACGACTTCGCCACAGTGCGAGAGCTGGCTCGGTACCTGCTGATGCTGAGGCGCGACCCGGCCCGCCTGAGGAAGCACCTGGACTGGAGAGAGGCCTACAGTGTGTACCAGCCCAGCTTCTGGTCTGACCACTACTGTGCGGCCTGCAGGGCGGTGAGGAGGACCAGAGGCGGGACCGATGTGGTCAAAGACTTGACAGGGTGGTTTCACAATAAACAGCCCAAGCATCTCACTCATTAA